The Desulfovermiculus halophilus DSM 18834 genome includes the window TGCCGTCTACGGCCTGCCGGAGAACCTGCCGGTCGCTGAAAACGCCCCTGTGGCTCCTATAAATCCGTACGGGAGATCCAAGCTGATGAGCGAATGGGTTCTCCAGGACGTGTCCAGGGCCACCCCGGAATTCAAGCACGTCATCCTCCGCTACTTCAATGTCGCGGGTGCCGACCCGGATGGACGCCTGGGACAGAGCACGCCGAACGCCACTCATTTGATCAAGGTCGCCTGCCAGACGGCCCTGGGGCAGAGAGAGAATCTGGACCTTTTCGGCACCGATTATCCGACTCCGGACGGGACCGGAGTGCGGGACTATATCCATGTCACCGACCTGGCCCGGGCCCATGTCCTGGCCCTGAACTGGCTGGAACAGGGCAACCCCTCGGAAATATTCAATTGCGGCTACGGCCACGGCTTTTCAGTCCGGGATATTATCTCCGCTGTCCAGGACGTGAGCGGATGCATGCTGAATGTGCGCTCCGCCGGCCGCAGGCCGGGCGACCCTGCAGAGCTGGTGGCCGCCCCCGGCAAGATAGCCCAAGCCTTCAACTGGACCCCGGAATACGACGACCTGAGGTTCATCGTCCGCACCGCCTACGCCTGGGAACAGCACCAGCGGTTCGGGGCCGGGCAATGACAACCGGGCCCTGGAAACCGCCGTACCGCCTGTGCTGACCACGGGCGGGGGCTTGGGGCTCCCGGAACCGCCCGGGGCAAAGGGTCGTCTGCGGCCTGCACCGCCAGATCCCCCCGGGGAAACACTGCAACAGGAGAATCTTTGTGAACACCCAATCCATCTTCGGCCCAACCCGGCTGGTGGTCCTGATCCTGTTCCTGCTGGCATGTCCCGGCCAGCCCGCGGCTCAGGAGCAGGAACCCAATGCCACTGCCCAGGAAGTTCAGAGGGTGAAGAATGTCCAGGATGTGCCCCAGAAAGTAATCGAAGAAGGCAAGATACCCATCATGGTCAACTATGACGGCATGGACAGCCTGGGCAGGAGAATGGTCTTTCAGCTCCGGGAACGGCTGAATGGGTCTGAACTGTTCCGGCTCTCGGGCTACAAAGAGCGAAAGATCAAGCTCTTCATTTCCAGCCAGGAAGAGTTTCAGGGCCGGCCCGGTCTGAGCTCCATCTACAGCCTGGTGTGGACCTACTCCTACGCCGAAGATGTCCTCAGCAACTACCTGGATCACCAGGTGGGCATCATCCGGGCCAACGCCCTGGATGAGCTGGTGGAGACCCTGGTGGCCAGGACGGATGAGATCTCCATGGAGTACGGCTACCTGTTTGAGGAATAGCTTCCTCGCTCCACGGCATGGTCACCCCGGCTCAGGCTCCGGCCTGAACTGAACGCGACCGGTCCTGGAGCCGCCGAGCGAAATCCTGGAGCAGAGCAGACGCCGTCCCTAATGCCTCGGACCGCTCGCCTTCCATCAGCCGCCGGTGGACCCACTGGGCCACATACATGATCTCATCGACGGGCAGATCCAGCTCCGGAGCCCGGGACTGAATCCGGTTCAGAATCCGCTCCTTGGTCCGCTCCCTGTGCCGCAGGGCCTGACGGTATGCATCGGCAGCCTGGGTCCTGCGCTCCTTTGCTGTCTGATCTCCCTCGTTGCCCTCCTGTCTGGCCTTTTTCAACAGATAGCTGGCGTGGACCGCGTCCTGTTCGGCCTGCAGATAGGTCTCAATATCTTCGGCCAAGGCTCGATTGTTGCTGAGGACCCCCATCAGCCGGCCCACATCCCGAAAATAGGCGGCGTAGAGGGAATGCATCTCTGCGATCTGCTCCGGGGTCAAGGATATGTGCTTCATCTGCCCATCAGGGCCGTACACCGTTTTTTCCGCATCCTCGGCTTCCGCCTCCAAGGTCGTGAGCACATCCCGGGCATAGGTGGCATAGATGCGCTCCAGGACATCGGGACGCAGGGCATACTGCAGCACCTGGCTCCTCGCCTGCTTGACCCCTTTGTCCGGAGCGTGCAGATTCAGGAAGTCGATCCCGTAGCGGGCATTGAGGATCTTGAAGCTGATCTGGAGCGAGCCTTGTGTGTCCCCCCCGCCGGAAGCATTCGCCGGACGGTAGTGTTCCACCAGGAGCCGGGCCACGTCCTGGACCAGATACGGGGCAATGATGCTCTTCTCCACCCAGGACCTGTCTTCCTGGGCCCCGGTGGCGTTGGCCGCATCCTGGGTATCCGGGTCCGAGGTCTGCCCGGACCCTTCAAGGGAGGCATTTCCGGAGGTGCCGTTGGCGGCCCGGGTTACGAGCTGCTCGTTGACCTGGCCCGAGTATTCCCGGCCTGGATCCTGATTCAGGCTTCGAAGCTTTGCGCTCTGCTCAAACAGGAACCAGCCGGCGCCGCTTCCGGCCAGGATGAAGATCACAACTCCAACGATCAGAATATGTTTGATGCTCATCACGGTTCATTGCTCACATGCGGTTTGGCTGCTGTTTGTTTTCCGGCCCTTGCCAGGAGCCACGCCTCTATGGATCCTCAGGTTTTTTGGTTCGTTGACGTAGCTTGTGGATTTTTGGAGTTTGCCATCTCTTCTGTAGGCAATTCCACTTTCTGTGTCGAAGAGCCGGTTTTTGGGACCCAGGACATACGATTTCACAGAAAAAAAACCGCAAGCTCAAAATTTTACAGGCTCCGCCGAAAATCCGATTCTTACTTACAGTCTAGCAAACCCGGATGTAAACTTCAACGCACAATCCCGCACATATGCGGGAAACAAGGGACCAGCACATGCCAGCATCCAGCCTCGCCCCCGAGGTACAGGGCCCTTTCCGCCCCTGCACCTCCCTGGTCTTGGCCTCGGCCTCGCCCCGCCGCCAGGCTTTGCTCACCCAACTGGGACTGCATTTTCAGGTCCACCCCAGCCCGTTGCCTGAACCACCCCCGGAGCCCTGCGAGGCCGCACCGGGCTATGTCCAGCGCATGGCCGAGCACAAGGCCCGCAATGTGGGGGCCAAGAAACTGCCCGGCGTCATCCTGGCTGCTGATACAGTCGTAGTCGCCGACAGCGATATCTTGGGAAAACCGGACTCTTATGACCAGGCCCTGGAGATGCTCTCCCGGCTCAACGGCCGCACCCACAGTGTACACACCGGATGCGTGATCATGGACCAAAGCGACCCGGACAACAGCCGGGCGTTCACTGTGAGCACGCAGGTTGCCTTTGCAGCTCATTCCGAAGCGGTATTGGCTGCCTATGCCCGGACCGGAGAGCCCATGGGCAAGGCCGGAGGTTATGCCATCCAGGGAAGCGGGGGATTTCTGATCTCAGAGATCCAGGGCTCTTGGTCCAACGTGGTCGGCCTGCCCTTGAGCGAAACTGCCGCCGCCCTGCTTGGGATGCAGGCCATCCGCATTTGACCGGGTACAAGCCGGCACAGAGCTCTGGGGTAGAGCACAGGATCCCTCGGGACCGCTTTCCCTGCCCCCCTGCGCAGCCGCTTTACAGTCATGGTCCGCGGGCGGTGGATGGAGATCCGCTCTGCTCACCCAACCTGAACCGAAAGGCAATCCGCCTTGCCCTTGCATGTTGAACCAGGGCGATTCAACAGCGCCCGAATACCCCGAGGCGAACAGATACATGTCACATTACCGGAGTCTTAGCCGCAACATCGCCACCCTCGGCCCCATCGGCCACGCCCCCAAGGCGCCGGGCACATGGGGGTCCCTGGCCGCTCTGATCAGTGCTCCCTGGCTGTTTTTGCCCTGGGAGTGGCCGGTCCGCCTTGTCCTCCTCGCCCTGGTGTTCATTGCCGGGGCCTGGTCCGCAAGCGCCTGCGAAGAGCAGTATGCATGCAAGGATCCGGGGCAGGTGGTCATTGACGAACTCCTGGGCCAATGGGCCGCCCTGCTCTTCGTCAGCCCGGATTCGCTTTGGCTTCTGATTCCGGCCTTTCTCCTTTTCCGCCTCCTGGACATCGTCAAGCCCTGGCCTGTCCGGGCCTCGGAGACATGGCTTCCCGGCGGGGGCGGGATCATGATCGACGATCTCCTGGCCGGCTTACTGGCCGGAACCATCCTCCTCCCAGTCTCATAGGAACCCATATGCCTGTGCCTTGGCGGGCATGGGGGTCAGTAATACAAGAGATTCTCCAGCCGCTACGCGCCTTCAGAATGACAAGAGGGGGGCATCAGGACCATTCGGCAGGCCGTTATTCTCCTGTTTGTCATTCGTAAACCAGTCTGCGAGCGAAAAATCCAGAGTCAAAATAAACAAAAAGCGGGACCCAGTCCTGGATCCCGCTCTCGGTGGCCGCATGGCCATGAACACCGGTGCCGGCTACATGCCGCTGGTGACTTCTTTGAGTATCTTTTGGACTTCGGCCAGCTTCTTCTTTGAGGCCTCGTCCAGATCCTTGCCCAGCATATCCGCCTTTTGAGCCATCTCATCCATCATGGAGGCGTAGACCATGCGTTTGGCCTCCTGGGGCAAGCCTTCCAGCTTGTCCACTGCCTGGCTCAGGTCTTCAACATTGCTGTTTAAGTCCGCAACCCGGGAATCCAGTGTTGCGACCTTGTTCTCCATGGTTTGCACGGCTTCTTCGGCCCCGGTAACCCCCTTGACCTGACTGTCCAGGGCGGCGATGTTTTGCCGCAGGCTGAAAAAGAAGACCACCATCAAGACTACGGCCAGCAGGGCCACAATAAGCGCAGCCTTGCCCAGCCCTTGGCGGGCCTCCTGAGTCAGTTCCGGGTTGGAACCAGTTGCAGCAGCTGTCATACTCGTACCTCCTGAGATTCTTTTTCAACCACGTGTTCAGCCCCATTACACCCATTCTCGCTTGCCGTCCGGACCAAAAGACCTGCTTGTGCCGGCTTTCACAAAAATGCGCCAAGCGATGAGTCATCGCTGTGCACAGCAAACGGCCTTTGGCGGTTGCGGCATTCTACGTCAGATTCGGGTGAAAATCAACGTTTAATTGACCAGGCTGTGCAGGGGAGCAGGAATCCTGCCTCCATGCCGGATAAATCCTGCGGATCCCTGCATGTGCCGCAGGGACATTATGGGCGCCCGCCCCAGTAGCCCTCCGAACTCTACCTCCTGCCCGGCGGCTTTTCCAGGTACCGGAATGAGCCGGGCTGCGGTGGTTTTTTTGTTGATCACCCCAATGGCCATCTCGTCAGCCACAATGGCCGCTATGGTCTCAGCCGGAGTTTCCCCCGGCACCGGGACCATGTCCAGCCCCACGGAACAGACGCAGGTCATGGCCTCCAGCTTCTCCAGGCACAGGCAGCCTTGAGCCACGGACTGGGCTATATTCACGTCTTCGCTGACCGGGATAAAGGCCCCGGACAGCCCGCCAACATGGGAACTGGCGAATGCACCGCCTTTTTTGACCGCATCGTTGAGCAGGGCCAGCAGGGCGGTGGAACCGGGGACCCCGATCCCCTCCAGCCCCAGGCTCTGGAATATCTCCCCCACGCTGTCCCCCACATTCGGGGTTGGGGCCAGAGACAGGTCCACGATTCCAAAGAGCACTCCCAGCTCCGAGGCCACTTCCCGGCCTATGAGCTCCCCGACCCGGGTCACCTTGTAGGCCGTGCGCTTGATGATCTCGGACAAACGGTCAAAGCTCAGTCCCGGATCATGAGCCAGGGCCCGGTCAACGGCCTTTTTCACCACCCCTGGGCCGCTGACTCCCACATTGATCACCGTATCCGGCTCCCCGGTCCCCAGGTAGGCGCCGGCCATGAAAGGGATGTCCTCGGGAATGTTGGCAAAGACGCACAGCTTGGCGCATCCCAGGCCGTCCCGGTCCGCGGTCAGCCTGGCTGTCTCTTTGATTACCCGGCCCATGGTCCATACCGCATCCATATTGATGCCGCTCTTGCTGGAGGCCACGTTCACTGAGGCGCAAACCCTCTGGGTACTCTGCAGGGCTTCGGGGATGGCGTCCATCAAGGCTGCATCCCCCCGGGCCGCACCTTTCTCCACCAGGGCGCTGAAGCCGCCGATGAAGTCTATGCCCACCTCCCGGGCCGCCTGATCCAGAGTCTGAGCCAGGGCCACCAGCTCCCCGGAGCTGAAGGACGCGCCGACAACAGCTATGGGACTGACGGCAATGCGCTTGTTGACCACTGGAATACCGTATTTTGCTCCGACTCGATCGCACTTGGCCACAAAATCGGCTCCGATGCGGACAATCTTTTCCCGAACCGCTTCCCTGGTCTTTGCCTGGTCATGGCTGGCACAGTCGAACAGGCTTATGCCCAGGGTCACTGTGCGCACGTCCAGGTTTTCATTCTTGACCATCTCCAGGGTGGAAATGACCTCCCGTTCACTGAGCATGGATCCCCCTTGCCGGCTAGACGCGGCAGATATCCTCAAATATCCTCTTGTGCTGAATCGTAACCTGTATATTCCGCTCCTCTCCGATCCGGGACAAGGCAGCGGTCACCTCCTGCAGCTCCTGATCCGCAGGCACATCGACCTCCAGGATGGTGACCACCCGGTGCGCAAAGGCCGCGGTGCCGGGAACAGACCTGATATTGGTGATGTTCACCTCCATCCGCTTCATCTCGCAGGTCACTGCGGCAATAAGCCCCACCTGATCCTCTCCTATGCAGACCACCACGAAAGGCTCGACCTGAAGCCTGGATCCTGGAGGCTTTGGGGGCTGGACAGACTTGACGTAGGGCACCAACCCCAGGGGGGCAAGCTCAGTGCTCAGATCGGTCAACAGCTGCTTTGAGCCCACGGACTGCGGCAGGCTGACCAGAAATATCCCCGCAAACTCGTCCTGAAGCACTGTCTGGGTCAGATCGTCGATATTGCACCCTTTCCCAGCCAAAAGAGAGGCCACTTCACAGACTATGCCCGGCCTGTCGGTCCCCAGCACAGTCACTGCAACCTGCGCACTCATGCGACCCCCGCGATCTATATGTTTGCACATCGTTTTCAGGCTCTTCGACACAGAACATTCCCTTTCAACCTCAACCCCTGCGCTCTCTTGGGCCTGCAGGGAACGAAAAGTCGGCTCTTGGACCCAGAAAGTGGAATTGCCTACATAAGAGTTTGCCGTCTGTTCTGTGTGCCTTGAGCGACAGGGCCGCACACATCCCTACCGCCCAGAGGGGCGGAATCGGGCATACACCAGAGACGGCAAAGGTCAAAACCCCACTGGCTGGGTCAAAGCCCCATTTTCACTACTGGACGTCACTGCTCAGCGTGGTATAGGACAACGGAAAAAGCTTGTAGCACTGTTTGGTTCGGGGCACAACTCCTATCACTGCACCGAAAGTTCGGTTTCTTCCGTCTTTCCCCAGAAAGCCGGAATCCAGCCAGTTCGACATCAATCCACAGGCTGGTCCAAGAACCGTAATTTCTGTGTCCAAGGACCTCTGAGCCGAGCCGTCCGGAGAAGCACTCAATCACCAGTCAGGAGGAAACGAGACATGCAGACAGGATACGTTCAACTCTACACCGGCAACGGCAAAGGAAAGACCACCGCGGCCCTGGGCCAGGCCCTGCGCGCAGCCGGCGCCGGCCTGAAGGTCTTTATCGGCCAGTTCGTCAAAGGAATGCACTACAGCGAACTGGACATTCTCAAAGACTTTTCCGAACGGATAGTCATCAAGCAGTTCGGCCGGGACTGCTTCATCTTCAACGACCCCACGCCCGAAGACTGCGCCCTGGCCAAAAACGGTCTGCAGGAGATCAACGCCATCATCCACTCCGGCGAGTATCAGATGGTCATCCTGGATGAGGTGAACATCGCCACCTATTACAACCTGTTCACTGTCGACGACCTGCTGGAGGTTATCCGCAACAAGCCCCCCCAGGTGGAGCTGATCCTCACCGGTCGCATGGCCGACCCCAGGATCCTGGAGGCCGCGGACCTGGTCACCGAGATGAAGGAGATCAAGCACTACTACCAGCAGGGGGTTCAGGCCAGAACCGGGATAGAAAAGTAGGGCTCTTGGACACAGGAAGTGGAATTCCATACATATATGCAGCTCATTGCAGACGATATCAACATCCTCAATCCAGTCGTGGCCCGGGCTGTAAAGGCCCGGGAGGCCGGACCCATTGCGGAGATAGCCGGCCGCTGCGCCGCTCTGGGCGCCGCAGCCATAGATGTCAATCCCGGCCCCGGCTCCCGGGATCGCCGGGACACCATGTCCTTTTGCCTGCAGGCCGTGCAGGCCGGAACCGATCTGCCGGTGTACCTGGACAGCAGCGAGCCTGATATGCTGTGGCAGGGCATTGAGCAGTGTGCCGGACAGGCGGTCATAAACGGTTTTTCCCTGGAGCCCGCAAAGGTAGAGACCATCCTGCCCCTGGCTGTACGGCACCGGCTTCCGGTTGTCGGCTTCCTCCTTCGTCCCAACGGCCATGTCCCTGCCAGCGCAGAGGAGCGGCTGCAGATCGCTTCTGACCTGCTGGATGTCAGCACCCGCGCCGGGCTGGATCCGGCCGATCTGATCATCGATCCGGTCCTGGCCCCCTTGAGCTGGAACGACGGCACGGCCCAGGCTGCGAGCGTGCTGGAAACCATCCGGATGCTTCCAGAGCTGTGCGGGACCAGGGTCCGGACCCTGGTTGGTCTTTCCAATCTGACCTCCGGGGTCAAGCATCCCGCGGCCCCCATGCTGGAAGCAATGTACCTGGCCAGACTGGCCGAGGCCGGATTGAGCCATGCCCTGATCAATATGCGGCGGTCCCAGGCTGTGGCCTGTGCCAGGTTCTGTTCCGTCATCGACGGGAATCAGCCCTTTTCCTGGGCCGAGTTCGAACGCTATCTGACCTGAGCCGCTCCCTGCAAACCGCAGGTCCTTCGGCCCTGGACCTGCGGATGAAAACATCTGAGGCCAAAAACTCGGGGTCTTTGATGCAGCCTGTGGATTTCATGATGTTGCCGGGGACACCCCCGGGACTATTATCCGTTTTGAGTTGTGTATACATGCCTGCCACAGCAATGGCGAATGGCGCGCGTGCGCTCGTGAAAAGTCAAACGTTATTCTGTTTCTCCCTCCTTCGTCCCCCCTTGAGAGGGGCTGGGGGATGTTTCTAGCATTGCGACAGATGATGAATAGGCACTAGCAACGGATTAAAAAAGGAGGTTTTCCCATGGACAGCTTGGAAAAGGCCCGTATCCGCATGGAACACTGGATTGAACACAACGATCAGCATCAGCAGGAGTACGAAGTCTTTGCCCAGGAGCTGGAACAGGCCGGGAAACAGGAGGCCGCGGCTGAAGTCCGGGCCTTGAGCCAGCTTACTGCCAAGGGCAGCGACCATCTGCGCAGGGCCATTCAATCCCTGCAGGCCTGATCCCGCAACCCCTGCCGGATGATGTCCGGCAGATCAGACCCCAACACGAGGTATGAGATATGTGTGATGTGCACGTGTTTCTCAAGACCGGTGAGACCCAGGAAAAGATCCTGGAGAGCGTGGAGTATCTGGAGGCCGACGGGGAGCAGATAACCGCCAGGAACATCTTTGGCGAAGAAAAAACGGTCCGGGCCAGGTTCACCCTGTTCGACAGCTCGCAAAACACCATCATCCTCAAAGCCTTGGACCCTTAGGCGGCGTCCGCCCCGGTCCTGCCTGCGGCAATGGCAGGCGTTCCCGCACAGGATACCGGGGCGCCGTGTCCAGTGCGGTGTGTATGTTCCCTACAGCCCTGGAGGTATCTATGCCCAGTACACGAGGACTCTTGGCCTGGCTTGCCGCTGCCCTCTTCTGCTGGACGGCTCTGTTTCAGCCCCAGCCCGCGGAAGCCAAAATCGTCTGGCGGGGCCAGTCCAGCTATCCAACCGGCCTCCCCCAGCTCTACTCCCCGGCTGAACGCTTTGCCCACCTGGTCGAGGAGCTGACCGGCGGAGAGCTGGTCATCCGCATGCAGCCCGGGGGATCCATTGTCCCCTCCAAGCAGGTCTTCGATGCAGTGAACAGCGGGGTCCTGGATATCGGCTGCACCTGGGCCGGGTGGTGGATCGGCAAGTTTCCGGCCTCGGTTCTGTTCGCCAACTCCTACCCCAACGGGATGCAGATGCGGGAGATGCTCAGCTGGATCTATCACGGGGACGGACTGAAGCTGTGGAACGAGATGTATGCCGGACAGAACGTGGTCGTGCTGCCCCCCTACGGCATGCTCGGATCGGAAAACTTCTGCTGGTCCAGAAAGCCCATCAACAGCCTGGAAGACTTCAAAGGCCTGAAGTTCCGCACGGTGGGGGTTTGGGGTCGATGCCTGGAACGGCTCGGGGCCCGGGTGGTCAGCCTGGCCGGGGGAGAGGTCTACCCTTCCCTGGAACGGGGGGTCATTGATGCCGCTGAGTTCGGCACCCCGGCCATTGACCGCAAGCTGGGCTTTGAAGAGATCTGTCCCTATCTAAAAGTCCCCGGGATCCATGAACCATGTGCCCCGCTGGAGACCCTGGTCAATGAAAAGACCTGGGAAGAGCTCCCCGACCGGCTCAAGCCCATGGTCAAATACGCGCTCAAGATCTCCTGCTTCGAGGCCATCAATGAGGCCATGAAGGAAGATGCCGAGGCCATGGAGTACTTCCGGAGCAGCCCCAAGGTGGAGGTCTCCAAGCTGACCCCGGAGATGATTGAAGAGATCAAGCGCATCGGCCGGGAGGAGATGAATAAGATGGCCCGGGACGATCCCTTTTTCGCCCGGGTCCTGGAGTCCCAGCGCAGCTTCCGCAGGCTGGTGGAGCCATACGCCGACCTGGTCCGCCTGCCCTATCCGTTTGCCCAGCCGGAAGGCGAGTAGCGCCGACCGAATGCTGGCTCCTGGACACAAAAATCCGGGCGAGTGCACATCTGATTTGCACTCGCTCCCATCATCATCCCTTGGCAGGATCATCTATGCTTCAAGTCATTGACCGCATCAGTGCCTGGACCGGCAAGGCAGTGGCCTGGCTGGTCCCGGTCCTGATCCTGGAGCTGGTTTACGAC containing:
- the galE gene encoding UDP-glucose 4-epimerase GalE, translating into MAKVLVTGGAGYIGSHTVLCLVQAGYEVVVLDNLSTGFPEAVLPPARLIRGDLADVDHVRSVLQSEDFTAVVHFAASIVVPESVSNPLKYYQNNTSNTTWLIRLAAEAGVSHFIFSSTAAVYGLPENLPVAENAPVAPINPYGRSKLMSEWVLQDVSRATPEFKHVILRYFNVAGADPDGRLGQSTPNATHLIKVACQTALGQRENLDLFGTDYPTPDGTGVRDYIHVTDLARAHVLALNWLEQGNPSEIFNCGYGHGFSVRDIISAVQDVSGCMLNVRSAGRRPGDPAELVAAPGKIAQAFNWTPEYDDLRFIVRTAYAWEQHQRFGAGQ
- a CDS encoding Maf family protein; the protein is MPASSLAPEVQGPFRPCTSLVLASASPRRQALLTQLGLHFQVHPSPLPEPPPEPCEAAPGYVQRMAEHKARNVGAKKLPGVILAADTVVVADSDILGKPDSYDQALEMLSRLNGRTHSVHTGCVIMDQSDPDNSRAFTVSTQVAFAAHSEAVLAAYARTGEPMGKAGGYAIQGSGGFLISEIQGSWSNVVGLPLSETAAALLGMQAIRI
- a CDS encoding phosphatidylglycerophosphatase A family protein gives rise to the protein MSHYRSLSRNIATLGPIGHAPKAPGTWGSLAALISAPWLFLPWEWPVRLVLLALVFIAGAWSASACEEQYACKDPGQVVIDELLGQWAALLFVSPDSLWLLIPAFLLFRLLDIVKPWPVRASETWLPGGGGIMIDDLLAGLLAGTILLPVS
- a CDS encoding PFL family protein — its product is MLSEREVISTLEMVKNENLDVRTVTLGISLFDCASHDQAKTREAVREKIVRIGADFVAKCDRVGAKYGIPVVNKRIAVSPIAVVGASFSSGELVALAQTLDQAAREVGIDFIGGFSALVEKGAARGDAALMDAIPEALQSTQRVCASVNVASSKSGINMDAVWTMGRVIKETARLTADRDGLGCAKLCVFANIPEDIPFMAGAYLGTGEPDTVINVGVSGPGVVKKAVDRALAHDPGLSFDRLSEIIKRTAYKVTRVGELIGREVASELGVLFGIVDLSLAPTPNVGDSVGEIFQSLGLEGIGVPGSTALLALLNDAVKKGGAFASSHVGGLSGAFIPVSEDVNIAQSVAQGCLCLEKLEAMTCVCSVGLDMVPVPGETPAETIAAIVADEMAIGVINKKTTAARLIPVPGKAAGQEVEFGGLLGRAPIMSLRHMQGSAGFIRHGGRIPAPLHSLVN
- a CDS encoding glycine cleavage system protein R, with the protein product MSAQVAVTVLGTDRPGIVCEVASLLAGKGCNIDDLTQTVLQDEFAGIFLVSLPQSVGSKQLLTDLSTELAPLGLVPYVKSVQPPKPPGSRLQVEPFVVVCIGEDQVGLIAAVTCEMKRMEVNITNIRSVPGTAAFAHRVVTILEVDVPADQELQEVTAALSRIGEERNIQVTIQHKRIFEDICRV
- a CDS encoding cob(I)yrinic acid a,c-diamide adenosyltransferase, encoding MCLERQGRTHPYRPEGRNRAYTRDGKGQNPTGWVKAPFSLLDVTAQRGIGQRKKLVALFGSGHNSYHCTESSVSSVFPQKAGIQPVRHQSTGWSKNRNFCVQGPLSRAVRRSTQSPVRRKRDMQTGYVQLYTGNGKGKTTAALGQALRAAGAGLKVFIGQFVKGMHYSELDILKDFSERIVIKQFGRDCFIFNDPTPEDCALAKNGLQEINAIIHSGEYQMVILDEVNIATYYNLFTVDDLLEVIRNKPPQVELILTGRMADPRILEAADLVTEMKEIKHYYQQGVQARTGIEK
- a CDS encoding dihydropteroate synthase, coding for MEFHTYMQLIADDINILNPVVARAVKAREAGPIAEIAGRCAALGAAAIDVNPGPGSRDRRDTMSFCLQAVQAGTDLPVYLDSSEPDMLWQGIEQCAGQAVINGFSLEPAKVETILPLAVRHRLPVVGFLLRPNGHVPASAEERLQIASDLLDVSTRAGLDPADLIIDPVLAPLSWNDGTAQAASVLETIRMLPELCGTRVRTLVGLSNLTSGVKHPAAPMLEAMYLARLAEAGLSHALINMRRSQAVACARFCSVIDGNQPFSWAEFERYLT
- a CDS encoding CooT family nickel-binding protein, producing MCDVHVFLKTGETQEKILESVEYLEADGEQITARNIFGEEKTVRARFTLFDSSQNTIILKALDP
- a CDS encoding TRAP transporter substrate-binding protein, which produces MPSTRGLLAWLAAALFCWTALFQPQPAEAKIVWRGQSSYPTGLPQLYSPAERFAHLVEELTGGELVIRMQPGGSIVPSKQVFDAVNSGVLDIGCTWAGWWIGKFPASVLFANSYPNGMQMREMLSWIYHGDGLKLWNEMYAGQNVVVLPPYGMLGSENFCWSRKPINSLEDFKGLKFRTVGVWGRCLERLGARVVSLAGGEVYPSLERGVIDAAEFGTPAIDRKLGFEEICPYLKVPGIHEPCAPLETLVNEKTWEELPDRLKPMVKYALKISCFEAINEAMKEDAEAMEYFRSSPKVEVSKLTPEMIEEIKRIGREEMNKMARDDPFFARVLESQRSFRRLVEPYADLVRLPYPFAQPEGE